In Caldisericaceae bacterium, a single window of DNA contains:
- a CDS encoding PHP domain-containing protein, with amino-acid sequence MNNFRIANELNELKVLLEINGDFKSALQFENAYLTILALDYPIGNYGSLNFFPESVKDEIDNIIIRGYSPKKELLEYRTPKTLRNLAKIPSLRVSDVLNIYRFLNIDSVSDLERMLKDGLVKRKFGEKFEEHLRRALFYFEGKQKELSLFFACAYANAIKTETQHLGKIEVVGSVRRGKEVVDNIDFIFSFDKHALINFLIPSFNLTLVSIKGNLITFKDENSFKLKFYYLPERYFYSGLQYYTGSKQHNRFIQEVASTKGYGIAKSGMVLLEANSEKEFYEKLTLAYIPPEVREGEEEIDFALNNSSPNIVDISDIKGDLHVHSNFSDGNSTIAEIKEEARYLNYEFIAITDHSKSLRIANGLDEALLRREFEVIDRLNSFGDPPFLLKGIEAEIKENGSVDIEEDFFDKFDFVVGGLHKFSNSSFENTYRIKKALNSGLVDTLAHPTNRIVFIRRSIPINLEEIFEVASKKAVALEINLFPNRMDLSSGLIKQAKRSHVKYFSVGTDAHSVGHLNFMKYGIKILKRAWVKKEEVLNTFCYNDIRNVRWIKTHLE; translated from the coding sequence ATGAATAATTTTAGAATAGCAAATGAATTAAATGAACTAAAGGTTTTGCTTGAAATTAACGGAGACTTTAAAAGCGCTCTACAGTTTGAGAACGCTTATTTAACTATACTTGCTTTAGATTATCCTATTGGGAATTACGGGAGTCTAAATTTTTTTCCCGAAAGCGTTAAAGATGAAATCGATAATATAATTATTAGGGGTTATTCTCCTAAGAAGGAACTCCTTGAGTATAGAACACCTAAAACACTTAGGAATCTTGCAAAAATTCCTTCATTGAGAGTGAGTGATGTTTTAAATATTTACCGATTTTTAAACATTGACTCAGTTTCTGATCTTGAAAGAATGTTAAAAGATGGTTTAGTAAAGAGAAAATTTGGAGAAAAGTTTGAAGAACATCTTCGAAGGGCACTTTTCTATTTTGAGGGAAAACAAAAAGAACTAAGTTTATTTTTTGCTTGTGCTTATGCAAATGCTATAAAGACGGAAACCCAGCATCTTGGGAAAATTGAAGTGGTTGGAAGTGTTAGGAGGGGTAAGGAAGTTGTTGATAATATCGATTTTATATTCTCTTTTGATAAACATGCCCTTATAAATTTTCTTATTCCTTCTTTTAATTTAACGCTCGTATCTATAAAAGGGAACCTCATAACTTTTAAGGATGAGAACTCATTTAAACTTAAGTTTTACTATCTTCCAGAGAGATATTTTTATTCCGGACTTCAATACTATACAGGCTCAAAGCAGCATAATAGGTTTATCCAGGAGGTTGCATCTACAAAAGGTTATGGAATTGCAAAATCCGGAATGGTTTTACTTGAAGCAAATTCGGAGAAGGAATTTTATGAGAAGTTAACACTTGCCTACATCCCACCCGAAGTTAGGGAGGGAGAAGAAGAAATCGATTTTGCCTTAAACAATTCTTCGCCCAATATTGTCGATATAAGTGATATAAAAGGTGACTTGCATGTCCATTCAAATTTTTCCGATGGAAACTCCACTATTGCCGAAATAAAAGAAGAAGCCCGATACCTTAATTACGAATTTATTGCAATTACAGACCACTCTAAGTCTTTAAGAATTGCAAATGGTTTAGATGAGGCATTGCTACGTAGAGAGTTTGAAGTTATTGATAGACTAAATAGTTTTGGTGACCCTCCGTTCCTTTTAAAAGGAATTGAAGCAGAGATAAAAGAAAATGGAAGTGTTGACATAGAAGAAGATTTCTTTGATAAGTTTGATTTTGTCGTAGGAGGGTTGCATAAGTTCAGTAATTCAAGTTTTGAAAATACATACAGAATAAAAAAGGCTTTAAATAGTGGCCTTGTTGATACTTTGGCGCATCCAACGAACCGCATAGTCTTTATAAGAAGAAGTATACCAATTAATTTAGAAGAAATTTTTGAAGTTGCTTCTAAAAAGGCAGTGGCTCTTGAAATAAATCTCTTCCCGAATAGAATGGATTTGAGTTCTGGCCTTATAAAGCAGGCAAAAAGATCTCACGTGAAGTATTTTTCAGTTGGCACAGATGCGCATAGTGTAGGACATTTAAATTTTATGAAATATGGTATTAAAATTTTAAAAAGGGCATGGGTTAAAAAAGAAGAAGTTTTAAATACTTTTTGTTATAATGATATAAGGAACGTAAGATGGATAAAGACTCACTTAGAGTAA